Below is a genomic region from Bordetella pertussis 18323.
TCAAGGGCGAGAAGATCAAGCTGGTGCTCTACGACGACGGCGGCGACGCCAACAAGGCGCGCACCTTCGCCACCCGGCTGGTCGAGGACGACGAAGTGCAGGCCATCATCGGCGGCACCACCACCGGCACCTCGATGTCCATCCTGTCGGTCGCCGAAGAAGCCAAGGTGCCGTTCATCTCGCTGGCCGGCGCCATCGACATCATCGACCCGGTCAAGCCCTATACCTTCAAGACGCCCCATACCGACCGCATGGCATGCCAGAAGGTGTTTGCCGACATGCGCAAGAACGGCTGGACCAAGGTGGCGCTGATCGGCTCCACGGACGGCTTCGGCGCTTCCATGCAGGCGCAGTGCAAGGCCGTGGCCGGCCAGTACGGCATCGAACTGGTGGGCAGCGAAACCTACGAGCCCAAGGACGCCGACATGACGGCGCAGCTGACCAAGATCCGGGGCATCCCCGGCGTGCAAGCAGTCCTGAACCCGGGGTTCGGCCAAAGCGCGGCGGTGCTGGCGCGCAACTACCGCCAGCTCGGCATGAGCCTGCCGTTCTACGCCTCGCACGGCGTCGCCTCGCAAGGCTATATCGACCTGGCCGGCGCCGACGTCGTCGAAGGCTTCCGCCTGCCGGGAACCGCGCTGCTGGTGGCGGACCTGCTGCCCGCCAGCGACCCCCAGGCCGCGCCGTCCATCGCCTACAAGAAGGCCTTCGAAGCCAAGACCGGCGCCCCCGTGGGCACCTTCGGCGGCTATGCGCACGACGCCTTCCTGATCCTGGTCGATGCGCTGAACCGCGCCGACTCGACCAAGCCCACCGCGATCCGCGACGCGATCGAGAAAACCAGCAAGCTGGCCGGCACCACCGGCGTCTATACCTTCTCGCCGACCAATCACCTGGGCCTGGACCTCTCGGCCTTCCGCGTGCTCGAGATCCGCGGCGGCAAGTGGAAAGTCGTCGACTGAGCGCCTGAACGGCGGCCCGTCGCCGGCGCACCGAGCGCGGGCCCGCCATCCCAGTCCAGACAAACGCCGGAGTGCCCATGTCGGAATTCATGCAGTTCATTTTCTCGGGGGTGACCGTGGGCGCGGTCTACGCGCTCGTCGCCCTCGGGTTCGCGATCATCTTCAACGCGACCGGCGTGGTGAACTTTGCCCAGGGCGAGTTCGTCATGCTGGGTGGCATGATCACTGTCTTCGCGCACGGCGCGGGCCTGGCGCTGCCGCTGGCCGCGCTGCTCGCCATCGCCGTGACCGCCGCGACAGGCGTGGCGTTGAACCGCCTGGCGATCGAGCCGGCGCGCGGCGCCCCCGTCGTCTCGCTCATCATCATCACCATCGGCGCCTCGATCTTCATCCGGGGCGCGGTGCAAAGCCTGTTCGGCAAGCAGATCCACAGCCTGCCCGCGTTCTCGGGCGACGACCCGATACACGTGCTGGGCGCCACCATCCTGTCGCAAAGCCTGTGGATGATCGGCGGCGCGGTGGCGGTATTCATCGTCCTGTGGCTGTTCTTCACCAGGACACTGATAGGCCGCGCGGTGCTGGCCACCTCGAACAACCGCCTGGCGGCCCGCCTGGTCGGGATCAACACCCGATTCATCATGACCCTGTCGTTCGCGCTGTCGGCGGCCATCGGCGCCCTGGCCGGCGTGCTGATCACGCCGATCACGCTGACCTCGTACGACGTGGACCTGACCCTGGCGCTCAAGGGCTTTGCCGCCGCCATGCTGGGCGGCATGGGCAGCCCCAAGGGCGCGCTGGCCGGCGGCATCCTGCTCGGCCTGCTGGAATCCCTGACCGCCGGCTACCTGTCGTCGCAGTACAAGGACGCGGCGGCCTTCCTCACCATTCTCGCGGTGCTGTTCTTCATGCCGCAGGGACTGTTCGGACACAAGTCCACGGATCGCGTATAAGCCATGCGGATATCATCGAAACACTGGACGCTGATCGTCCTGGCCGCGCTGATCGCCATCGCCCCGCTGTTCTTCCCCTCCGGCTATTACTTCCGCGTGGGCTCGACGATTTTCGTCAACGCGCTGGCGGTCACCGGCATCGTCATCCTGACCGGCTACGCCGGCCAGATCAGCCTGGGACACGCGGGATTCGCCGGCATCGGCGGCTATGCCTGCGCGCTGGCGCCGGTGCACCTCGGGCTGCCCTCGGCGCTGTCGGTGGTGCTGGGCGCGGCCGTCTCGGGCGCGCTGGCGTGGCTGGTCGGCCGCCCCATCCTGCGCCTGAAGGGCTACTACCTGGGCGTGGCCTCGCTGGGCTTCGGCATCCTGGTGGCCATGGTGCTGAACAACGAACGCCAGCTCACCAAAGGGCCGGACGGCATCGCCGTGCCCGACCCCGGCCTGCGCAGCCTGATCAAGGGCTGGGGCCTGGACCTGTCCAATGGCCAGTTCTGGTACGCCATGACGGGCATCGCGCTGGTGATCGGCGCCTGGCTCGCGCTCAACCTCTACCACAGCCCGACAGGGCGGGCGCTACGCGCGCTGCACGGTTCGGAGATCGCCGCCGGCACCGTCGGCATCGACGTGGCGGGCGCCAAGCTCAAGGCGTTTGTCGTATCGGCCGTGTACGCCTCGGTCTCGGGCTCGCTGCTGGCGCTGCAGAACCGCTTCATCACGCCGGACATCGCGGGCTTCATGCACTCGATCGAAATGGTGACCATGGCGGTGCTAGTTGTGAAGATTCAATAGGTTGTATGCATGGTTCATCCGAACCGGATTTGAGAAACTGGAAATCGCCGATCCCCCAGTTCACTCAAGGAGCCCGGCCGGATGAACACCCATAAGCATGCCCGATTGACCTTCCTACGTCGACTCGAAATGGTCCAGCAATTGATCGCCCATCAAGTTTGTGTGCCTGAAGCGGCCCGCGCCTATGGGGTCACCGCGCCGACTGTGCGCAAATGGCTGGGCCGCTTCCTGGCTCAGGGCCAGGCGGGCTTGGCCGATGCGTCCTCGCGCCCGACGGTCTCGCCCCGAGCGATTGCGCCGGCCAAGGCGCTGGCTATCGTGGAGCTGCGCCGCAAGCGGCTGACCCAAGCGCGCATCGCCCAGGCGCTGGGCGTGTCAGCCAGCACCGTCAGCCGCGTCCTGGCCCGCGCCGGTCTGTCGCACCTGGCCGACCTGGAGCCGGCCGAGCCGGTGGTGCGCTACGAGCATCAGGCCCCCGGCGATCTGCTGCACATCGACATCAAGAAGCTGGGACGTATCCAGCGCCCTGGCCACCGGGTCACGGGCAACCGACGCGATACCGTTGAGGGGGCCGGCTGGGACTTCGTCTTCGTGGCCATCGATGACCACGCCCGCGTGGCCTTCACCGACATCCACCCCGACGAGCGCTTCCCCAGCGCCGTCCAGTTCCTCAAGGACGCAGTGGCCTACTACCAGCGCCTGGGCGTGACCATCCAGCGCTTGCTCACCGACAATGGCTCGGCCTTTCGCAGCCGCGCCTTCGCCGCGCTGTGCCATGAGCTGGGCATCAAGCACCGCTTTACCCGACCTTACCGCCCACAGACCAATGGCAAGGCCGAACGCTTCATCCAGTCGGCCTTGCGTGAGTGGGCTTACGCTCACACCTACCAGAACTCCCAACACCGAGCCGATGCCATGAAATCCTGGCTACACCACTACAACTGGCATCGACCCCACCAAGGCATCGGGCGCGCTGTACCCATCTCCAGACTCAACCTGGACGAATACAACCTATTGACAGTTCACACCTAGGCGGCGCCGGCGACCGGATCAAACTTTCGGCCGGGATGCCCAATTCGGTATGCAAGCGCCAGATCATGGGCAAGGTAAGACCGCGCTTGCGGTTCAAGACCTCGTAGACCCGGTTGCGCTTCCCGATCATGGGCTCCAGGCCCTTGGGAGTCAGGCCACCCTGCTCCATGCGGAACTTGATCGCCTCGACCGGATCCGGCAGGTCGATCGGGTAATGCCGCGCCTCATAGGCCTGCACCAGCGTGGCCAGCACGTCCAGCCGATCGCCATCGGGCGTACCCAGCTCAGGGTCCGACTCCATGAGCCGAGAAATTTCCTTCAGAGCCGACTTGTAATCGGCCTCGGTGCGTACGGGGCGGATTTCCATGTTCACTCCATCAGGCCACCTTGTACTGGGCGCTCGGTCCCTTGAAGAAGAAGGCCAGCAATCCAGCACGATCAAATGCCGTACCGAATTCGTCGCAGGCTTGCCCCAGTTGCGCCACGGCCTTCTTGCGCCGCACTTTTCTGGCAAATCTAGTTCGCATTTCCTAGGGCAGCGCGAGATAGAACGTCTTGAAGTCGGGAGCAGGTGTGGATATCTCCATTGAGACGGCCGCCCCCAATCGGATAGGATCGAAATCCCACATACCAACCATTTCCGAGAGAAGATTGGCCATGAATCGAATTGGCGGCGTCGGTATCGCCTGGTACCGAAAAGAGGATTACGAGCGGGTGCGCGCTATCTCGAACGACGTCCATACATTCCCCGATACCTTCGAGGACTGGGAGAAGCGTGCCGAGGAAAGGAGGGAAGAAATTCTCAAGCTGGGACACGTCGTCATCAAGGCATACATCGACCCAGATACATTCCCCGCCTGGTGCCGCGCCAACAGATACAAAGTCGACGCCAAAGGACGTATGGCATTCGCATCCGCCGAGGCGCATCGGGTCACGTCGCACGTGCACAAGGACTGATATCGACATCACGCGCCGCCTCCTGCCACTCTGCCAACTCGGCCCAGACGCGGGACCAATCGTCACGCAAGGCCTAACGGCGGATCTGCCTGGCGGTGCCCCCCCAAAGCCTCCCGCAGCTGTCCGGCGAAGAGACACGCCCTTTGTGGCGCATCCGCCATTGGCGGATCAACACAGAGTACAAAACGCTATGCCCACTTGGCCACGGACAGTTTGCGGGATGCGCTGGTGAGAATCGGAGCTACCAAGAGGCCTGCCCAAAAATCCCCCACCACCAAAACAAAACGGGCCTCGGATTGCTCCGAGACCCGCATGTTTACTTGGTAGGCCCCCCGAGAGTCGAACTCGGCACCAACGGATTATGAGTCCGCTGCTCTAACCAGGCATGAGCTAGAGGCCCAGGAAATGTTTACTGCCCTTCGAGGAAGCTCTTCAGCTTGTCGGCGCGGCTGGGGTGGCGCAGCTTGCGCAGCGCTTTGGCCTCTATTTGACGGATGCGCTCGCGCGTGACGTCAAACTGCTTGCCCACCTCTTCCAGCGTCTGGTCGGTGCTCATTTCGATGCCGAAACGCATGCGCAGCACCTTGGCCTCGCGCGGGGTGAGCGAGTCTAACACTTCTTTGACCACATCGCGCATCGAGCCGTGCAGCGCCGCGTCGGAAGGCGCCAGGGTGGCGGTGTCTTCGATGAAATCGCCCAGGTGCGAGTCGTCGTCGTCACCGATGGGCGTTTCCATGGAGATCGGCTCCTTGGCGATCTTCAGGATCTTGCGGATCTTATCCTCGGGCATGTCCATCTTCTGCGCCAGGGTCGCGGGATCCGGCTCGGCGCCGGTTTCCTGCAGGATCTGGCGGCTGATCCGGTTCATCTTGTTGATCGTTTCGATCATGTGGACCGGAATCCGGATGGTGCGCGCCTGGTCGGCGATGGAGCGCGTAATGGCCTGGCGGATCCACCACGTGGCGTAGGTCGAGAACTTGTAGCCGCGCCGGTATTCGAACTTGTCCACCGCCTTCATCAGGCCGATGTTGCCTTCCTGGATCAGGTCCAGGAACTGCAGGCCACGGTTGGTGTACTTCTTGGCGATGGAGATCACCAGGCGCAGGTTGGCCTCGGTCATTTCGCGCTTGGCCTTGCGGGCCTTGGCTTCGCCGGTGGCCATGCGCTTGTTGACGTCCTTGAGGTCCTTCAGCGGCAGCACGACGCGCGTCTGCAGGTCGATCAGCTTCTGCTGCAGTTCCTGTACGGCCGGGATCTGGCGTTCGAGGGTTTCGCTGTAGGCATGGGCGGCGGCGACTTCGTCCAACACCCACTGCAGGTTGGTCTCGTTGCCGGGGAAGGCCTTGAGGAAGTGCGAACGCGGCATGCCGGCGCGGTCGACGCAGGTATGCAGCACCGCGCGTTCGAGCTGGCGTACTTCCTCGACCTGGGCGCGCAGGGTGTCGGCCAGCTTCTCGACCATCTTGGCCGTGAAGCGGATGCCCATGAGTTCGGTCTGGATGATGTCCTGGGCCTTGAGATAGGCGTCCGACTTATAGCCTTCCTTCTCATAGGACTGGCGCATCTTCTCGAACTGCTTGCTCACCTCGTCGAACTTGGCCAGGGCCTTGACGCGCAGGTCTTCCAGCTGCTTGCTGGACATGCCGCCGGCCGGGCCGTCATCGCCTTCGTCCTCGTCGGCGGTCACGCCGGCGCCGGCGTATTCCTCGCCGTCTTCGGGGTCGACCAGGCCATCGACCACTTCGTCGATCTGGGCCTGGCCTTCACGCACGCGCGTGATGTGGGCGAGGATTTCGTTGATGGTGGTGGGACAAGCCGAGATGGCCATCACCATGTGCTTGAGGCCGTCCTCGATCCGCTTGGCGATTTCGATTTCGCCTTCGCGGGTGAGCAGCTCGACCGAGCCCAT
It encodes:
- a CDS encoding branched-chain amino acid ABC transporter permease, which produces MSEFMQFIFSGVTVGAVYALVALGFAIIFNATGVVNFAQGEFVMLGGMITVFAHGAGLALPLAALLAIAVTAATGVALNRLAIEPARGAPVVSLIIITIGASIFIRGAVQSLFGKQIHSLPAFSGDDPIHVLGATILSQSLWMIGGAVAVFIVLWLFFTRTLIGRAVLATSNNRLAARLVGINTRFIMTLSFALSAAIGALAGVLITPITLTSYDVDLTLALKGFAAAMLGGMGSPKGALAGGILLGLLESLTAGYLSSQYKDAAAFLTILAVLFFMPQGLFGHKSTDRV
- a CDS encoding branched-chain amino acid ABC transporter permease, whose product is MRISSKHWTLIVLAALIAIAPLFFPSGYYFRVGSTIFVNALAVTGIVILTGYAGQISLGHAGFAGIGGYACALAPVHLGLPSALSVVLGAAVSGALAWLVGRPILRLKGYYLGVASLGFGILVAMVLNNERQLTKGPDGIAVPDPGLRSLIKGWGLDLSNGQFWYAMTGIALVIGAWLALNLYHSPTGRALRALHGSEIAAGTVGIDVAGAKLKAFVVSAVYASVSGSLLALQNRFITPDIAGFMHSIEMVTMAVLVVKIQ
- the rpoD gene encoding RNA polymerase sigma factor RpoD, yielding MTKSTGKSPSAIDAATAQSTTAKRAASMAAEKAPAKTAVKVAKPAAKTAAKKTATKTVAAKTAAADKPAKTTKARAKKAEDKLADLVGAARPAPSGRRPGRPAKNANNDSDAFDDSMDGEGEVLPDLKPPKRGGKRGKADPKDLIARGPVSPEEYEARRNRLKQLIKLGKDRGYLTYGEINDHLPDDLVDAEAIDGIISTFSDMGIAVYDQAPDAETLLMSENAPVASNDDDVEDEAEAALTTVDSDFGRTTDPVRMYMREMGSVELLTREGEIEIAKRIEDGLKHMVMAISACPTTINEILAHITRVREGQAQIDEVVDGLVDPEDGEEYAGAGVTADEDEGDDGPAGGMSSKQLEDLRVKALAKFDEVSKQFEKMRQSYEKEGYKSDAYLKAQDIIQTELMGIRFTAKMVEKLADTLRAQVEEVRQLERAVLHTCVDRAGMPRSHFLKAFPGNETNLQWVLDEVAAAHAYSETLERQIPAVQELQQKLIDLQTRVVLPLKDLKDVNKRMATGEAKARKAKREMTEANLRLVISIAKKYTNRGLQFLDLIQEGNIGLMKAVDKFEYRRGYKFSTYATWWIRQAITRSIADQARTIRIPVHMIETINKMNRISRQILQETGAEPDPATLAQKMDMPEDKIRKILKIAKEPISMETPIGDDDDSHLGDFIEDTATLAPSDAALHGSMRDVVKEVLDSLTPREAKVLRMRFGIEMSTDQTLEEVGKQFDVTRERIRQIEAKALRKLRHPSRADKLKSFLEGQ
- a CDS encoding ABC transporter substrate-binding protein, whose protein sequence is MNTSKAIVAGLLALGCALPAAAEIRLGASVSATGPAGILGDPEARTLELLVQELNARGGVKGEKIKLVLYDDGGDANKARTFATRLVEDDEVQAIIGGTTTGTSMSILSVAEEAKVPFISLAGAIDIIDPVKPYTFKTPHTDRMACQKVFADMRKNGWTKVALIGSTDGFGASMQAQCKAVAGQYGIELVGSETYEPKDADMTAQLTKIRGIPGVQAVLNPGFGQSAAVLARNYRQLGMSLPFYASHGVASQGYIDLAGADVVEGFRLPGTALLVADLLPASDPQAAPSIAYKKAFEAKTGAPVGTFGGYAHDAFLILVDALNRADSTKPTAIRDAIEKTSKLAGTTGVYTFSPTNHLGLDLSAFRVLEIRGGKWKVVD
- a CDS encoding IS481-like element IS481 family transposase, encoding MNTHKHARLTFLRRLEMVQQLIAHQVCVPEAARAYGVTAPTVRKWLGRFLAQGQAGLADASSRPTVSPRAIAPAKALAIVELRRKRLTQARIAQALGVSASTVSRVLARAGLSHLADLEPAEPVVRYEHQAPGDLLHIDIKKLGRIQRPGHRVTGNRRDTVEGAGWDFVFVAIDDHARVAFTDIHPDERFPSAVQFLKDAVAYYQRLGVTIQRLLTDNGSAFRSRAFAALCHELGIKHRFTRPYRPQTNGKAERFIQSALREWAYAHTYQNSQHRADAMKSWLHHYNWHRPHQGIGRAVPISRLNLDEYNLLTVHT